GCTGATGGCTTAATGTATGCCGGTAGATTTCTGATATTTTTTCAGGCTGAATATGAGGAATGCCCGTGGTTTTGAACCAGCTGCCGGCATCCGGTCGTTTCCCTGATGGCATTTCTGCAAGAGGAAATTCATAAAGCGAATGCCAGATATCATTCTCTGTTCGCTTATGCAACCAGACAGAGGTCCCGTCGGTAATAACCAGGTAGTGAAAGTAGCGGTGACGAAGTCTTTTCTTTTGCCGGAGAAGGGGAATTTTATTTACCATGCCCGTAAGATGAGCTTCGCAGTAATGATTCAGCGGGCAGGAACCGCAGTCGGGAATCCCCGGGGTACATTGAAGGGAACCGAAATCCATCAGAGCCTGATTGAATTCTCCAGGGTTTTCGCGATCCAGCAGTTCCATGGCCAGAGTTTCTGTTTTTTTCTTTATGCCCGCCGACCTAATGTCCTGGTGAATACCGTACAACCTGGCAATGATTCGCATACTATTTGCATCAATGGTGGCAACGGGGTATTGAAACGCAATGGATGCAATGGCTGCTGCCGTATATGAACCAATTCCAGGCAGTTTTGCAAGTTCTTCCGGAGTACCTGGGAAGGCGCCTCCATGTGCATTCGTAAGCAGTAATGCTGTTTTATGCATGTTTCGTGCCCTCGTATAATATCCCATTCCCTGCCAGGTTTTCAGTACCTCTTCTTCTGTGGCGGCAGCAAGAGTTTTCAGGTCGGGAAAGCGTGTTACAAATTTCAGGTAATGACCGGTACCCTGCGAGACCCTTGTTTGCTGGAGTATGATTTCTGATACCCAGATCTTATATG
This genomic interval from Bacteroidales bacterium contains the following:
- the mutY gene encoding A/G-specific adenine glycosylase encodes the protein MKSSASKTIRNIIKTWYRKNRRNLPWRETSDPYKIWVSEIILQQTRVSQGTGHYLKFVTRFPDLKTLAAATEEEVLKTWQGMGYYTRARNMHKTALLLTNAHGGAFPGTPEELAKLPGIGSYTAAAIASIAFQYPVATIDANSMRIIARLYGIHQDIRSAGIKKKTETLAMELLDRENPGEFNQALMDFGSLQCTPGIPDCGSCPLNHYCEAHLTGMVNKIPLLRQKKRLRHRYFHYLVITDGTSVWLHKRTENDIWHSLYEFPLAEMPSGKRPDAGSWFKTTGIPHIQPEKISEIYRHTLSHQLIHARFYEVTVPCGQKPKRNDLIPVPVKSLVSYPLPVLIARYLADSGIAHYRQKG